A region of Moorena producens PAL-8-15-08-1 DNA encodes the following proteins:
- a CDS encoding DUF268 domain-containing protein, with the protein MENSIFLKGRLRIAVTLPYRLILGITGVNPINILASIRGLLGYIKDLIQYISAQSSSNSFNIHLHHLHPFLSDRYSDAGVAKGDYFHQDLWVARKIYEEQPKEHWDVGSRIDGFVAHLLTFRSINVIDIRKLESDLEGLNFYQGDVTSLDLPDGSISSLSCLHAMEHIGLGRYGDPIDPMGHIKGILELQRILAPNGKLFFSVPIGRERVEFNAQRVFDPNTIIKAFSELNLIDFAAVNEAGNLIYPADYSDFQKVRRACGIFVFQKS; encoded by the coding sequence ATGGAAAACTCTATATTTTTGAAGGGTAGGCTCAGGATAGCAGTAACTTTACCCTATAGATTAATTTTAGGAATAACCGGTGTCAATCCAATCAATATTTTGGCAAGTATTCGAGGCTTACTTGGCTATATTAAGGATCTGATTCAATACATCTCCGCTCAATCCTCAAGTAATTCTTTTAATATTCACTTACATCATCTACATCCTTTTCTCAGTGATCGATATTCAGATGCAGGGGTAGCCAAAGGTGATTATTTTCACCAAGACCTGTGGGTAGCCAGAAAAATCTATGAAGAACAACCCAAAGAGCATTGGGATGTAGGCTCTCGCATCGATGGCTTTGTCGCTCATTTACTGACTTTTCGTTCTATCAATGTTATTGACATTCGTAAACTTGAATCCGATCTCGAAGGTCTAAATTTTTATCAAGGGGATGTAACTAGCCTTGATTTACCTGATGGCTCAATATCTTCATTATCTTGCTTACATGCAATGGAACATATTGGTCTAGGACGTTATGGAGATCCTATTGATCCCATGGGTCATATCAAAGGAATACTAGAGCTTCAGCGTATACTAGCACCTAACGGAAAGCTATTTTTTTCTGTACCAATTGGTAGAGAAAGAGTCGAGTTCAATGCTCAACGAGTTTTTGATCCAAATACAATTATTAAAGCTTTTTCAGAACTAAATCTCATTGATTTTGCTGCTGTTAATGAAGCTGGAAACTTGATATATCCCGCTGATTATAGTGACTTTCAAAAGGTACGTCGTGCTTGCGGTATATTTGTTTTTCAGAAGAGTTAA
- a CDS encoding glycosyltransferase family 4 protein, with amino-acid sequence MPLASCLLPLASCLFPVPCSLFPKTIEKTISGPMVLIKQLKISNPIKDCLPTNTVSEESLRLSVLTQFFPPDYAATGQLIQELVMQLGKQGMDIKVFTGQPGYAFETATAPMYEKLGKIQIKRSRASQLWPQHIRGKAMNGLIFAVRAFLHLVKNCRRRNLVLLTTAPPFFPVVAYLARKIFGMRYVCLIYDFYPDIAVELGVIGHNHPLARFWRGLNRRVWRKAEAIIVLSSAMKQRVINTCPKLANKVAVIHSWANPDVIVPLPKPDNWFAQKHNLVNKFTVLYSGNMGRCHDIDTILETAKLLKDEPIQFVCIGSGAKREALIEDVKRLGLTNFLFLPYQDKEVLPYSLTACDLSLVSVMPGMETLVAPSKLYSALAAGVPVTVICSREAYLTELIAKAKCGASFVNGDSQGLADYIRSLAANQALVKSLGQAGREYLLENFTPEVIAKQYDQVLCEALSGE; translated from the coding sequence TTGCCTCTTGCCTCTTGCCTCTTGCCTCTTGCCTCTTGCCTATTCCCTGTTCCCTGTTCCCTGTTCCCTAAAACAATTGAAAAGACTATCAGTGGACCTATGGTTTTAATTAAACAACTAAAAATATCAAACCCAATTAAAGACTGCTTACCAACAAATACAGTTAGTGAGGAGTCTCTGCGGCTGTCTGTACTAACTCAGTTTTTTCCTCCTGACTATGCGGCTACTGGCCAGCTTATTCAAGAGTTGGTGATGCAATTGGGCAAACAAGGTATGGATATTAAGGTGTTTACTGGGCAACCAGGCTATGCCTTTGAGACTGCCACTGCACCAATGTATGAGAAGTTGGGAAAAATACAAATTAAGCGATCGCGTGCGTCTCAACTGTGGCCTCAGCACATTCGTGGCAAGGCTATGAATGGCTTAATTTTTGCTGTGCGAGCGTTTTTGCACTTAGTTAAAAACTGTCGTCGTCGTAATTTGGTGTTATTAACGACTGCGCCACCGTTTTTCCCTGTGGTTGCTTACCTGGCTCGTAAGATTTTTGGTATGCGCTATGTTTGCCTAATTTACGATTTCTATCCAGACATTGCTGTAGAATTAGGAGTGATTGGTCACAATCATCCCTTGGCTCGATTTTGGAGAGGTCTCAATCGTCGGGTTTGGCGTAAAGCGGAGGCAATTATTGTGCTCAGTTCAGCCATGAAGCAACGAGTGATAAATACTTGTCCTAAACTAGCTAACAAGGTGGCGGTGATTCACAGTTGGGCTAACCCAGATGTGATTGTACCACTGCCCAAGCCAGATAACTGGTTTGCCCAGAAGCACAACTTAGTGAATAAGTTTACGGTGCTTTACTCTGGTAATATGGGGCGCTGCCATGATATCGACACGATTCTTGAGACTGCTAAATTACTGAAAGACGAACCGATTCAGTTTGTCTGTATTGGTAGTGGCGCGAAGCGAGAAGCCTTAATAGAGGACGTGAAGCGCTTAGGCTTAACTAATTTTCTGTTTTTGCCCTACCAAGACAAAGAGGTGCTGCCCTACTCCTTAACCGCTTGCGATCTCTCCTTAGTCAGTGTGATGCCTGGTATGGAAACCTTAGTGGCTCCTAGCAAACTCTACTCCGCGTTAGCGGCTGGGGTTCCGGTGACGGTGATTTGCTCTCGGGAGGCATACTTAACTGAGCTGATCGCCAAGGCTAAGTGCGGTGCCAGCTTCGTGAATGGAGACAGCCAAGGTCTGGCTGACTATATCCGCTCTCTGGCCGCTAATCAGGCGTTAGTCAAGTCCCTAGGTCAGGCTGGTCGTGAGTATTTATTAGAGAATTTTACCCCTGAGGTGATTGCTAAACAGTACGATCAGGTTCTTTGTGAAGCCTTGAGTGGGGAGTAG